GCCGCATCGGCAATGCTGATACGGTCGCCAATTTCCAGCGGCGCGTCAAAACGGGCATCGCCAAAGATATCACCCGCAAGGCAGGTTTTGCCCGCAATCTGATATTCATGCGCGCCATTCTGCGGCAGTTTCGCCGTTTCGCGATAGATCAGCAGGTCCAGCATATGCGCCTCGATCGAGCTATCGACAATCGCGACCTTCTTGCCGTTATCGACGATATCCAGCACGGTGACCTCAAGGCTGGCGGTCTTGGTGATCGAGGCCTCGCCCGGTTCCAGATAGACCTGCACGCCGAGGCTTTGGGAAAACGCCTTCAGACGGGCGGCCAGTTTTTCAAGCGGGTAGCCCTCGCCGGTGAAATGGATACCGCCGCCAAGGCTGACCCAATCGAGCTTTTTCAGGAAAGACCCGAATTCGGTCTCGATCCGCGTCAACTGGCTGTCGAACAGGTCGAAATCGCCATTCTCGCAGTTGTAATGGATCATCACGCCGGAAATCCGGTCAAGCGCGCTTTCCAGACGCTCCAGATCCCATTCGCCCAAGCGCGAGAATTGCCGCGCGGGGTCTGCCAGATCAAACCCCGAGGTCGAGAACCGCGGGTTCAGCCGCAGACCGGACTGGATGCCTTTGGCCTGCGCCTTGGCGGCGAAACGGTCGAGCTGGCTGAGCGAGTTGAAGATGATCTTATCGGCATAGGAAATCGCCTCGTCGATCTCGTGATCGGCCCAAGCCACGGAATAGGCATGGGTTTCCTTGCCGAATTTCTCATGCCCCAGATGCAACTCGTAAAGCGAGGAAGACGTCGTGCCATCCATATAGTCGCGCATCGTGTCAAACACCGACCAAGTGGCAAAGCATTTCAGCGCCAAAAGCGCCTTGGCGCCCGATAGCTCCCGCAGGCGCGCGACCTTTTCCATATTCTGGACCAGCTTTGCGCGATCAAGCAGATAGAATGGCGTTTGCATAGGGCATCTCCGGATATCGGGGCATTCGTTTGGCCATATAGGGCCGATATACCCCGCCCGCAAGCGAAGCCTTTATGACGGAAGGCTTCAGTCCACCTTCAGGCGCGACGGTTCAACCGCCAGCGTATAGCCCTTGCGGGCAATGTTGCGCACCAGCAGCTCGGCCACAAGCTGGTTGCCCAGACTGTCGCGCAGCCGCTTGATACGAGTGGCGCCTGCGGCTTCCTCACAATCGGCCTCGGGTTTGCCGCTGATCATCGCCTCGATCTGGATGCCGGTCAGAATGTCATCATCCAGCCGCGCCTCGGCCAGAACGGCCAGAGTCTCAATCGCGGCAGGGGTCAGGGTAAAGCCCATGTCATTCAGCATCACCATATTCTCGGCCCGCAGGATGCGCAGGGATTGCACCTCGATGCCCTGACGGCTGATCTCGGCCATACGTTTGTTCTGCGCGATGATCATGATCAGGAAGACCAGCGCCACCACCAGAAGCGCCGTGGCAAAGACCAGTAGGATGAAGATGATCATCCGGTAGCTTTGCAGCACCTCGGAAAAGGCCGTGCCCGATTGCGCCAGCACCTCCAGAAGGCGCAGCTGGGTGGGCTGGGTCAGCGCGTCATTGGCGACAAAGATCTGCTCGACCCGCGTGTTGAAGGCATCCGCATCCGGCAGCGCCAGAAACAGCAGCGCCGCCGCCAGCCCCAGAATGGTGGTGATGGCCACCACGCCCCAGATCAGCGCCCGCTGCCCTGTCCGTAGCCCCTCAGTAACGGAGGAAATAGCTTCCCGCACTTTGCTTCCTTTTTTCCAGCCCGTCGTCCCCGAATACGGAAACGATATTGAGTAGCGTCCAGCCGCCGCGTTTCAGGCGCGGTGCCAGCGCAGCCCGCGCCGCATCACGGCTGCAGGCAGTGTCGGGGAGTTTCGCAACCCCGTAATGCAGCCGCAAGGGATCGTCCTGCTTGGCCTTGTAATCGGCATAACAGTCCGCATGCGCAGGGGCTGCAAGGGCACATATAAGTGCGAGGATGATGGCAACAGGTTTCATAGGCCGGATTTTGCGCAAGAGCGCTTTGCCATTCAATAGCAAAGGCTTTTTAGGCGGATGTTATCCGATGACACGCTGTTGATCCGCATGGTTCTGCCGATGATATCCAATGACAACGCGGCGATATTGCCTGTCTGGCGGGAGACAGCGCATCAGGGGCTATCCGCTTCGCAACTGTGCCGGAGCCTGTTCTATCAGGAGTTAGACCATGTCCCTCTCGACCCGCGTTATTGCCGCAACGACGGCCCTTGCGCTGAGCCTTGCCGCCGTTTCCCCCGCCGCCGCGATGGATTCCGACCAGAAGAAAGCGCTCGGTGTCCTGATCGGGATCGGCGCAGCCGCTGTGCTGATCGACAATATGAATGACAAGAGCAGCAAACGAGACAGCCAGCCCAGACCGCCCGCCTATAGCTGGGATGACCGCGGCGATTCCCGTTGGAATGAAAGCCGTCATGACAGGCGGTATGATCGCGCGCCAAGCTATGCGCAATCTTGTGCCATGAAGGTGCGCACCAATCGCGGTCTGGCCGAGGTTGTCGATAGACGCTGCGCGGAACGCACGGCAGACCGCCGACTGCCCCAGAGCTGCCTGATCGACATCCATAGGGGCGGGCGCACGCAGACCGTTTACGGCCAGAACTGCCTTGCGGATCGCGGAGTCCGCATGCGCCGCCACTAGGCACAGCCTCCGCTGCGGCTTGTCGGGCGTGACAGATCGTCGGGCATTGCAGATTGTCGGGGACCGGTGGGATGTGCAAAAACAGCATATGAACACAAAAACTTCCCCCGATTATTCCTTCGAGGCCGCGGCGCATGCCCGCGGCTTTGTCTCTGTGGCTGGTGTCGACGAGGTCGGACGCGGGCCGCTTTGTGGCCCCGTAACGGCGGCGGCGGTCATTCTGGACCCCGCCCATATCCCCGAGGGGCTCAATGATTCCAAAAAACTCAGCGCCAAACGCCGCGCCGAGTTGGTCGAGGCGATCAAGGCACATGCTATATGGTGTGTGGCCCATGCCAGCGTCGAGGAAATCGACGCGCTCAATATCTACCACGCCTCGCATCTTGCGATGGTGCGCGCCGTGGAGGGGCTGTCGCAACAGGCCGACCACGCGCTTGTTGACGGGAATCGCGTGCCGAAAGATCTCCGGATCAGCGCGGAACCGATCGTCAAAGGTGACGGGCGCTCGGTGTCGATTGCGGCGGCCTCGATCCTTGCCAAAGAGGAACGCGATGCGCTGATGGTGTCGCTGGCGCAACAGTATCCACAGTATGGCTGGGAGCAGAACGCAGGTTACCCTACGGCGCAACATCTTGCCGCCCTTCAGGAATTTGGTGTGACCCCAGTACATCGGAAAAGCTTCAAGCCCGTCCACAATATCTTGTGCCAAGTCAAAATATAGCCCTCTGGTGCAATTAAAGAAATTGACGCTTCGGGCCGGTTCCGCCATGTTTATCCACACAAGATCGGCAAAAATGTCGGCACGTATAGAGCAGTAAAATCAGTCAAATCAGACCGATGCAATTCGGCGGTAACCTGTCTTCCACGGGACAGGAAAGGCATGAGGCAAGTATGACAAAAGCGAAATCGCGGGCGGCGCAGGCCGATCTCCCGCTCAATCAGATCTTGGCAGGCGACTGCATCGCACAGATGAACGCCCTTCCGGAAAACAGCGTAGATCTGATTTTTGCAGACCCGCCTTACAATCTTCAGCTCAAGGGCGAGCTTCACCGCCCCGACAATTCCAAGGTCGATGCCGTCGATGACGCATGGGACCAGTTCGACAGTTTCGCCGCCTATGACGCGTTCACCCGCGACTGGCTGGCCGCCGCGCGCCGTATCCTCAAGCCCAACGGGGCGATCTGGGTGATCGGGTCGTATCACAACGTGTTCCGCATGGGCGCAGAGCTGCAGAACCAGGGCTTCTGGATCATGAATGATGTGGTCTGGCGCAAATCGAACCCGATGCCCAATTTCCGCGGCAAGCGCTTCACCAATGCGCATGAGACCCTGATCTGGGCCTCGAAATCCGAAAATGCCAAGCCGACCTTCAATTACGAGGCGCTCAAGGCGCTGAATGAAGGCGTGCAGATGCGCTCGGATTGGGTGATCCCGATCTGCACCGGCGGCGAACGTCTGAAGGACGATATGGGCAATAAAGCCCATCCGACCCAGAAGCCCGAAGCCCTTCTGCACCGTGTGATCATCGCCACGACCAATCCGGGGGATGTGATCCTTGACCCGTTCTTCGGCACCGGCACCACGGGCGCTGTCGCCAAGATGCTGGGCCGCAACTATATCGGGATCGAGCGCGAGGAAGCCTACCGCGAGGCCGCGACCAAACGTCTGGCCCGTACCCGCAAGCTGGATGCCGAGGTGCTGGAAGTCACCACCTCGAAACGCGCCGAACCCCGTGTGCCTTTCGGTCAGCTGGTCGAGCGCGGCATGTTGCGTCCGGGCGAGGAACTGGTGAGCCAGGGCAACCGCTACACTGCCAAGGTCCGTGCCGATGGCACGCTGATCGGCAAGGATATCAAAGGCTCGATCCATCAGGTGGGCGCACAGCTTGAAGGCGCGCCTTCGTGCAATGGCTGGACCTATTGGCATTACAAGCGCGATGGCAAACTGGTGCCGATCGACGCGCTGCGCCAGCAGATCCGTGATGAGATGGGTGGCCGGATCAACTGATCCACGGCAAGCTACGGAATAAGACCCCTTGGCCTTCCGGCCTCGGGGCCATGACCGCCAGCGCCCATGTTTACTGCCACAGGGCGCTACCTTGCCCCGCCGACTGCCGGCGGGGTCTTTTTGACTCGATTGATGGTGTTATTTGCCGTTCTGCCCGACAGCTTCCAACTTGGCGCGCAATTCGCGCATGACGGGCAGCGCCTGACGCACTTTTTCCGGCCCGATGTCGCGCACGATATCGGTGATCACCGGCATCAGCGCCGCAAAGGCGGCGTCGCGGGCGGATTTCCCTGCCGGGCTGATCGACACGAATTTGCGCCGCGCATCATCCCAGTCGGGACGGATATGCACATGCCCCGCCCAGACGAGTTTGGACAGGGTATTGGTCATCGCGCCACGCGTCACATGGAAGGTCGCCGCAAGCTGGGCCGGTGTGCGCTCTTCCGACAGATAGGCCAGATGGTTGAGCACCGAGAAATGCGACAGCTCCATGCCCTTGGGCAGCACACGGCTGACGACGTTGCGCGCCAGCTGGTCGGCCATGAAAACCTCGGAAAACAGGGCTGCCGCAAGAGGGTCGAATTGCTCGCTCACTGGCCTGTGCCCTTAACCGGCCAGCATCGGGTCAAGCTGACCCTTGGCATCCAGCGCATGCAGGTCGTCGCAGCCACCCACATGGATATCGCCGATGAAGATCTGCGGCACGGACCGTTTGCCACCCGCGCGATTGGTCATCGCCAGACGCAGGTCGGGATCGGCACCGACATCGGTTTCTTCATAAGCCACGCCTTTCTTGTCCAGAAGCCGCTTGGCGGCGATGCAATAGGGGCAGGTCCGGGTGGTGTAAATCTCGACGCGTTTCATATCGGTTCCTTTCGGGTCAGGGCGATTTACCGCGATCTAGGGATCTTTTGCAACGCGGGCAAGGCACAGGACATATATCTTGGGTGCATCTAAAGGTCGTACCGCATCATAGGCGGCGCGTAATGTGGCACCCGAGGTCATCACGTCATCAATCAGAACGATCTTGCGGCCTTTCGCCCGATCTGCCCGTTTCGGATGCAGGGCAAAGACGCCTGCCACATTCTCGGCGCGCTGTTTGCGGTCCAGTCCCTCTTGCGGCGGGGTCATCCTGATGCGCCGGAGCAGATCGACACAGAGTTCGCCGCCTGTCTCGCGGGCGAGAGCCTGCGCCAGAAGCGCGGCCTGATTGTATTTGCGCCTGATCAGCCGGAAGCGATGCAGCGGAACGGGCACCAGAAGACAGGTCTCGTCCAGAATATCCCGCCCCGCCTCGGCCATCCAGCGCCCGAAAGGACGGGCAAGTTCGGTGCGGTCGCCATGTTTGAAGCCCAGGATCATGGCGCGGGCGGTCCCGTCATAGCGCAGGGCGGCGCGCGCTTTGTCCCAAGGGGGCGGAGTGCGCAGGCAGGCGTCGCATTGTTCGATGCGGTCCGACTGGCCGGGGAGAGGGGCACCGCAGGTCTCGCAGGACAGCCCGCGAATGAACCCCGTTCGGGGCCAGCAGTCAGGGCACAGCACGCCTTCCTCTGAGACCGGTGCCTGACAGGCGATGCATAGCGGCGGGTAGATCAGACGCAGAGCCGCCCGTGCCTGACGGCGCAGCCCTGCAATCGCCTCTGGTCTTCGGGGCGCTTCGGAATTACTCTTCGGCCTTATCATGACGACACCTCCGCTTCTGACCGACCGCCCCGCCCTTGACCGCCAACGCCTGCGTGCGCGGGCGCGCGGGCTTGATGCGTTTTTGCAAGAAGAGGCGGTGGCCGATCTTCAGGAAAGGCTGATCGAGGTTAATAGAACCTTTACATCGCCCGCCCTGATTGCGGCTTTCCCCGAAATCTGGACCCCTGTGCTACCTGATGCCAAGATCGTGCCCGATGCCGAGGTGCTTGACCTTGAAGAGGGGGCGCATGATCTGGTGGTGCACGCCTTTGCGCTGCATTGGGCCAATGATCCGGTGGGGCAGATCGTGCAGGCGATGCGGGCGCTCAAACCTGACGGGCTGTTCATCGGCATCCTGTTCGGTGGCCAGACCCTGCATGAATTGCGCGCGGCACTGGCCGAAGCCGAAGCCGCGGTGACAGGTGGCCTCAGTCCGCGTGTCGTTCCGATGGGAGAGGTGCGCGATCTGGGGGCGCTCCTGCAGCGTGTCGGGCTGGCCCTGCCGGTGGCCGATAGTGTCACCCGCGACGTGGCCTATACCAATCCGATGCGGCTGTTTGCAGACCTGCGCGCGATGGGTGAAACCAATGCATTGGCCGGTCGCAGGCGGCACTTCACCCGCCGCGCGGTCCTGATGCGGGCGCTGGACATCTATCTTGCGCATTATGCCGATGCGGAAGGGCGTATCCATGCGACCTTCGAGACGATCTGGTTGACGGGATGGACGCCGCATGAAAGCCAGCAGCAGCCGCTACGTCCGGGATCGGCCCGCAGGCGGCTGGCCGATGCGCTCGGGACGTTCGAACTGCCGACCGGCGAGAAACCCGTCTAACCCAGCGCGGTCAGAAACCCTTTCGACCACCAGCTGACATCTTTGGTCAGAAGCACATCCATCAGGGCTTCGTGGTGGCGCCGGCGATCCTGCAGCGGCATGGCCAGTGCGGTCATGATGGCGGTGGCCATCTGCTCGATATCATGCGGATTGACGATCAGCGCATCATCCATCTGCTCGGCCGCACCGGCAAATTGCGACAGGATCAGAACGCCCGGATCCTCGGGGTTCTGGGCTGCCACGAATTCCTTGGCCACAAGGTTCATCCCGTCCATCAGCGGCGTGACCAGCGCGATCTGGGCCGCCCGATACAGCCCCGCCAGTGTTTCCCGTGGAACAGGACGGTTGATGAACCGGATCGGCGCCCACTGGATATCCGCGAACTGGCCGTTGACCTGCCCCGAGAGATGCTCGGTCTCTTCACGGATATTGTCATAGGCCTCCACCCCTTCGCGGGTGGGCGGGCTGATCTGGATCAGCGAGACATGGCGGTGCCATTCCTCATGGCGCGACAGGAACTCGCCAAAAGCCTTGAACCGTTGCGGCACGCCCTTGGTGTAATCAAGCCGGTCGACCCCGATGATCAGCCGCCGGTCCGGCTTGATTACCCCTGCGGGCAAGCGGTCGATCTGCTCTTCGGCCAGATGGCGGAATTCCTGCGCATCGATGGCAATCGGGAAGGCGGCAACACGGCATTGCCGCTCGCCAAGCTGTACGAAGCCGCCCGCAAGCTCCTGCGCGCCCGCGATCTCGGTCAGGCAGGCAATGGCGGCGCGGGCATCGCGTTCGGATTGCATGCCGACCACCTCGTAATTGGCCAGCCATTCGCAGACATCTTCGGCATTTGGCAGGGCATGCAGCGTGATCGGATTGGGAAAGGGCGTATGCAGGAAAAAGCCCATCCGGTTCTTCGCCCCCAACTGGCGCAGATACAGCGCCAGCGGGATCAGGTGATAATCATGCACCCAGATCCGGTCCTCGGGTTCGATCACCTCGATCAGCATCTTGGCAAAGCGGCGGTTCACTTCCTTATAGCTGTCGAGATATTCGGCATGGATCTCCAGCAGGTCTGTCCGTCCGTGAAACAGCGGCCAGAGCACCTGATTGGAAAAGCCGAAATAATAATTCTCCTGTTCGGCCTCGGTCAGGTCGAAGGCCATGCGGCGGAAGGGACCGTCGGTGATTTCATGCAAGGTGTTCTCGGGGGTGTCCACGATCTCCCCCGATGTGCCGATCCAGATCCCCCCTGTTTCCTTGATCGTGTCATGCAGTGCAACAACCAGACCGCCCGAGGGATTGGGACCGGAAGGGATGCGGTTCGAGATACAGATCAGCCGTCCCATCCTAGCGCGCCCCTCCCGCCCGTAGCCATTCCAGAACGGCGGCAGGGTCGGGCAGGCGCTGGCTTGCACAGCTTGCACCCTCACCGACCTTGATGCCGAAGCCGCCGTGGGTCTCGGCCCAGTCCAGCGCGGGTTCGTCGGTGGTGTCATCGCCGATATAAACCGGTCGACGGCCAAGAAAGGCGGGAAGGTCCGACAGAAGCTGAAGCGCGCCATCTTTGGAAAACCCTGCCGGACGCAGCTCATAGGCCATTTTCGCGGGCTGGACCTCGAAACGCGGATTGGTGATCGCCAGCCGGTCGATGAAGGCCCGCACTTCCGGCCCTGCATCGGGACGGTTGCGGAAATGGATCGCGGCCCCCATCGATTTGTGCTCGTAAAGCAGCCCGCGCGACGCGGCATAATCACGCATTTCGGTCTGGGCGGCCTCCAGCCCTTCGGGCAGGGTCTCCAGCGGGGGCGTCATGCCGCGCGCTTCCGACCCGTGCGAGCCGACCATGACGCCGTCGAAGCCTCGCAGGAAGCCTTCTAGCTCGTTGAGAGAACGGCCCGATACGATTGCAAGCGCCCCTCCCGTCGCCTCTTCCAGACGGCACAGCAAAAGCCCCAGATCCGCCGGAAGCACCACGGCATCCGGTGTGGGGGCTATATCGACCAATGTTCCATCGAAATCGAGAAAAAGAGCTGTGTCAGAGCAATCGAGCGGTGGCACTTTGGTGCGATATTCCATCATGTCCATACCTGAGACTAATTCCAAAATGCGGCCCATGTCAAAGCTGGCGGACCGCGTAGCCGCGGGTCATGAGAACTTTGGGCTTTGACACAGTTCCCGAACGCGTTATCTCCGGAAATGTTCCGAAACCGCGATAGGATCTTTCCATGCCGAAGCCAGCCAATCCGCGCTTGAGCCATGCGCCTGCCGACCACCCTGCGGTGCCTACGGCCAAGATCGGTGTCCTTGTGGCCAATCTGGGCACTCCGGATGGAACGGATTACTGGTCGATGCGCCGGTATCTGGGCGAATTTCTCTCGGACAAGCGCGTTATCGATATTCCGAACTGGAAATGGCAACCGCTTTTGCAGCTGATTATCCTGTCCAAGCGCCCCTTCACCTCGGGGGCGAATTACAAGACGATCTGGAATAACGAGGCCAATGAAAGCCCGTTAATGACGATCACCAAACAGCAGGTGGCCAAGCTGAAGCAATCGATGGCGGCGCTTTATGGCGACCGCGTCGAGGTGGATTTCTGTATGCGCTACGGCAATCCTTCGACCCGATCCGTGGTGGACCGGATGGTGAAGAACGGCTGCGAGAAGATCCTGTTCTTCCCGCTGTATCCGCATTACGCGGGGGCGACCTCGGCCACGGCCAATGATGCGTTTTTCAAGGCGCTGATGACCCAGAAACGGCAGCCTGCCGCGCGCGTCGTTCCGGAATATTTCGACCGCCCGAACTATATAGAGGCTCTGGCCCAATCGGTGCTGAACGCCTATCCAGACGGGGCACAGCCCGATGTGCTGGTCTGCTCCTATCATGGCATGCCCAAGCGGTATCTGATGGAAGGCGACCCCTATCACTGTCAGTGCCAGAAGACGACGCGCCTTCTGCGCGAGCGGCTGGGCTGGGACAAAGACCGCATCCACACCACCTTCCAGTCGGTTTTTGGCACCGAGGAATGGTTGCGCCCCTATACTGTCGAACATGTGGCCGAACTGGCCCGCGCGGGCAAAAAGCGTATCGCTGTCATTTCGCCCGCGTTTTCGGCCGATTGCATCGAGACCCTCGAAGAGATCAAGGGCGAGATCTGCGAGGCTTTCGAACATGCGGGTGGCGAAAGCTTTACCTATATCCCCTGTCTCAATGACGGTGATGCCCATATCGCGCTGCTGAGCGAGGTCATCGAGGAGAATTTGCAGGGCTGGATCCACCGCCTCTGAGCGGTCCGGCGGCAAAAACATGGCGTCAGTGTCGCAACCCGCAGGCATTTGATGTCCTCACGGAACTGTGGGTTTGAAGCAAAGCGCGGCTGCGTGTATCGCTGGCGGCCAGAGAATTCGACGGTGAACGGTATGAAAGCACTTCCTATCCTTGCGTTGCTGATGGCTCTCGGGGCCTGCGCGACCACTTCAAACGATGTGCAGCTGGCTCCCGATGGGAAGCCGATGCCGAAAGTCTATCGGATCACCAAAAAGGATGCCGAGGTGATCCCGAGCCGCGCGCTCGAGGCGGTCAACAGCCTGCGCGCCGCCCGTGGTACCGGCCCGATGCAGCTGAACACACAGCTGGCGATCGCTGCCACGGTGCATAGCAAGGACATGGCCAAGCAGAACCGGCCGTGGCATTGGGGCTCGGACGGGTCCTCGCCCCTGGATCGTGCAAAACGCGCGGGCTTCTATGGCGAAGTCGTGGGCGAGAATATCTCGGAGACCTATGAAACCGAGACCGAAACCCTTTCGGCTTGGATGAGCGATCCGGAGACCCGCGATGTGATCCTCAATCCGGCGGCCACCGAGATGGGCTTTGCCTGGTATCAGGAGCCGTCGGGCAAGATCTGGTGGACCATGTTGACCGGGCGCTGATGCGCCCGCCCTACACCCGCTATGCCTCGTAACATGGCTTGTCCGACATAGAAAAAGGCCCCGCAAGAGGGCCTTTTTTGATGCCTGCCGCGACGCGGGGCCGTTTAGGGGTAGATAAAGATCGGGGTGCCGGTCAGCACCATCGAATAGATTTCCTCGATCTGTTTATCATTCACGGCAATACAGCCTGCGGTCCAGTCCTTGCCGCGGCCCTTATTGGCCCCTGCCTGCCCGTGAATGAAGATATCTCCGCCCGGTTTGCGGCCCTGACTTTCAGCGAAGGAGATCTGCTGCGGGTTCGGATAGGACACGCGCAGAGACAGGTGATAGGCGGAATTGGGATTGCGCCAGTCGATGTAATAGACCCCTTCGGGGGTTTTGCCGTCACCTTCGAACTGCTTGGGACCAACCGGTTGGCCGCCCAGAGCAATGTCATAGGTCTTGACGATCTGGTCGCCCGAGAACAGATACATCTTGCGGTCTTTCTTGAAGACCTGAATCTGTGTCACCGGCGCGCCTTCGTAATTCTTGAACTTCGAACTGTCGCCACATGCCGACAGAAGGGCCATTGCGCCAAGGCCCGAAAGAAGCGTTCTGCGTTGCATTTTTTGCCTGTTTGATAGGTCTGCTCGATAGGCCTTCTAGCCGTTTTCTGCCTTTAGATCGAGTCTGCTTTAGACGTGGTTAACAACGGGTAAACAGCGCAGCGATTTCAATATGGGCAGACCAACGGAACTGGTCGACAGCGATAAGTTTCTCCAGGACAAATCCTGCTTCCAGCAAGGTCTTGGCATCGCGAGAGAAAGTGATCGGGTTGCAGGACACATGCAAGACACGTGTGGCATCCGAGCGGCAGATTTCGGCAATCTGGGACTCCGCGCCGGCGCGCGGCGGGTCGATCACGATTACGTCAAAACGGTCGAGCTCGTCGGGAAGCAGCGGGCGGCGGAAGAGATCGCGGGC
The sequence above is drawn from the Thioclava sp. GXIMD4216 genome and encodes:
- a CDS encoding ribonuclease HII; this encodes MNTKTSPDYSFEAAAHARGFVSVAGVDEVGRGPLCGPVTAAAVILDPAHIPEGLNDSKKLSAKRRAELVEAIKAHAIWCVAHASVEEIDALNIYHASHLAMVRAVEGLSQQADHALVDGNRVPKDLRISAEPIVKGDGRSVSIAAASILAKEERDALMVSLAQQYPQYGWEQNAGYPTAQHLAALQEFGVTPVHRKSFKPVHNILCQVKI
- the otsB gene encoding trehalose-phosphatase; this translates as MMEYRTKVPPLDCSDTALFLDFDGTLVDIAPTPDAVVLPADLGLLLCRLEEATGGALAIVSGRSLNELEGFLRGFDGVMVGSHGSEARGMTPPLETLPEGLEAAQTEMRDYAASRGLLYEHKSMGAAIHFRNRPDAGPEVRAFIDRLAITNPRFEVQPAKMAYELRPAGFSKDGALQLLSDLPAFLGRRPVYIGDDTTDEPALDWAETHGGFGIKVGEGASCASQRLPDPAAVLEWLRAGGAR
- a CDS encoding ComF family protein, which translates into the protein MIRPKSNSEAPRRPEAIAGLRRQARAALRLIYPPLCIACQAPVSEEGVLCPDCWPRTGFIRGLSCETCGAPLPGQSDRIEQCDACLRTPPPWDKARAALRYDGTARAMILGFKHGDRTELARPFGRWMAEAGRDILDETCLLVPVPLHRFRLIRRKYNQAALLAQALARETGGELCVDLLRRIRMTPPQEGLDRKQRAENVAGVFALHPKRADRAKGRKIVLIDDVMTSGATLRAAYDAVRPLDAPKIYVLCLARVAKDP
- the grxC gene encoding glutaredoxin 3, giving the protein MKRVEIYTTRTCPYCIAAKRLLDKKGVAYEETDVGADPDLRLAMTNRAGGKRSVPQIFIGDIHVGGCDDLHALDAKGQLDPMLAG
- the nspC gene encoding carboxynorspermidine decarboxylase, with translation MQTPFYLLDRAKLVQNMEKVARLRELSGAKALLALKCFATWSVFDTMRDYMDGTTSSSLYELHLGHEKFGKETHAYSVAWADHEIDEAISYADKIIFNSLSQLDRFAAKAQAKGIQSGLRLNPRFSTSGFDLADPARQFSRLGEWDLERLESALDRISGVMIHYNCENGDFDLFDSQLTRIETEFGSFLKKLDWVSLGGGIHFTGEGYPLEKLAARLKAFSQSLGVQVYLEPGEASITKTASLEVTVLDIVDNGKKVAIVDSSIEAHMLDLLIYRETAKLPQNGAHEYQIAGKTCLAGDIFGDARFDAPLEIGDRISIADAAGYTMVKKNWFNGVAMPAIAIREKDGTITPVREFTYEDYRSSLS
- a CDS encoding methyltransferase domain-containing protein yields the protein MTTPPLLTDRPALDRQRLRARARGLDAFLQEEAVADLQERLIEVNRTFTSPALIAAFPEIWTPVLPDAKIVPDAEVLDLEEGAHDLVVHAFALHWANDPVGQIVQAMRALKPDGLFIGILFGGQTLHELRAALAEAEAAVTGGLSPRVVPMGEVRDLGALLQRVGLALPVADSVTRDVAYTNPMRLFADLRAMGETNALAGRRRHFTRRAVLMRALDIYLAHYADAEGRIHATFETIWLTGWTPHESQQQPLRPGSARRRLADALGTFELPTGEKPV
- a CDS encoding trehalose-6-phosphate synthase; its protein translation is MQASACPTLPPFWNGYGREGRARMGRLICISNRIPSGPNPSGGLVVALHDTIKETGGIWIGTSGEIVDTPENTLHEITDGPFRRMAFDLTEAEQENYYFGFSNQVLWPLFHGRTDLLEIHAEYLDSYKEVNRRFAKMLIEVIEPEDRIWVHDYHLIPLALYLRQLGAKNRMGFFLHTPFPNPITLHALPNAEDVCEWLANYEVVGMQSERDARAAIACLTEIAGAQELAGGFVQLGERQCRVAAFPIAIDAQEFRHLAEEQIDRLPAGVIKPDRRLIIGVDRLDYTKGVPQRFKAFGEFLSRHEEWHRHVSLIQISPPTREGVEAYDNIREETEHLSGQVNGQFADIQWAPIRFINRPVPRETLAGLYRAAQIALVTPLMDGMNLVAKEFVAAQNPEDPGVLILSQFAGAAEQMDDALIVNPHDIEQMATAIMTALAMPLQDRRRHHEALMDVLLTKDVSWWSKGFLTALG
- a CDS encoding MarR family winged helix-turn-helix transcriptional regulator; protein product: MSEQFDPLAAALFSEVFMADQLARNVVSRVLPKGMELSHFSVLNHLAYLSEERTPAQLAATFHVTRGAMTNTLSKLVWAGHVHIRPDWDDARRKFVSISPAGKSARDAAFAALMPVITDIVRDIGPEKVRQALPVMRELRAKLEAVGQNGK
- the hemH gene encoding ferrochelatase: MPKPANPRLSHAPADHPAVPTAKIGVLVANLGTPDGTDYWSMRRYLGEFLSDKRVIDIPNWKWQPLLQLIILSKRPFTSGANYKTIWNNEANESPLMTITKQQVAKLKQSMAALYGDRVEVDFCMRYGNPSTRSVVDRMVKNGCEKILFFPLYPHYAGATSATANDAFFKALMTQKRQPAARVVPEYFDRPNYIEALAQSVLNAYPDGAQPDVLVCSYHGMPKRYLMEGDPYHCQCQKTTRLLRERLGWDKDRIHTTFQSVFGTEEWLRPYTVEHVAELARAGKKRIAVISPAFSADCIETLEEIKGEICEAFEHAGGESFTYIPCLNDGDAHIALLSEVIEENLQGWIHRL
- a CDS encoding site-specific DNA-methyltransferase; translation: MTKAKSRAAQADLPLNQILAGDCIAQMNALPENSVDLIFADPPYNLQLKGELHRPDNSKVDAVDDAWDQFDSFAAYDAFTRDWLAAARRILKPNGAIWVIGSYHNVFRMGAELQNQGFWIMNDVVWRKSNPMPNFRGKRFTNAHETLIWASKSENAKPTFNYEALKALNEGVQMRSDWVIPICTGGERLKDDMGNKAHPTQKPEALLHRVIIATTNPGDVILDPFFGTGTTGAVAKMLGRNYIGIEREEAYREAATKRLARTRKLDAEVLEVTTSKRAEPRVPFGQLVERGMLRPGEELVSQGNRYTAKVRADGTLIGKDIKGSIHQVGAQLEGAPSCNGWTYWHYKRDGKLVPIDALRQQIRDEMGGRIN
- a CDS encoding L,D-transpeptidase family protein; the encoded protein is MQRRTLLSGLGAMALLSACGDSSKFKNYEGAPVTQIQVFKKDRKMYLFSGDQIVKTYDIALGGQPVGPKQFEGDGKTPEGVYYIDWRNPNSAYHLSLRVSYPNPQQISFAESQGRKPGGDIFIHGQAGANKGRGKDWTAGCIAVNDKQIEEIYSMVLTGTPIFIYP
- a CDS encoding CAP domain-containing protein → MKALPILALLMALGACATTSNDVQLAPDGKPMPKVYRITKKDAEVIPSRALEAVNSLRAARGTGPMQLNTQLAIAATVHSKDMAKQNRPWHWGSDGSSPLDRAKRAGFYGEVVGENISETYETETETLSAWMSDPETRDVILNPAATEMGFAWYQEPSGKIWWTMLTGR